In the Synechococcus sp. Nb3U1 genome, one interval contains:
- a CDS encoding septal ring lytic transglycosylase RlpA family protein, with amino-acid sequence MRNWKQLGQGLEPAQKLGLVSCLCVTALGLPIGIVGSFAPRAQASTRVGSPSGWAAELLAEPIPPVPTADLIPAVQSSTVGMAQAGSRVEPKKNPATATVPAPAKPGTLNLEQLLEQARQAIPTPAEESALKIGEQQQQPSQPISTLYSYQMDGQQVVTVYVRDLPVVSFVERPELDAPLERATSLVAQLNQMAQGSLKDTTITLDWTEPEPHETESAPLLYAIHVNDEELLRIDNGVLLVDNQRQVDTAVLATNRLRRLLLDAPPIQAPALPQAPTLTATAHETGSPQPPVPTATRVVGPVQEGIASWYDLHKTRYEMTAAHPTLPFGTEVRVTNVENGRQAIVRINDRGPFIPGRIIDVSLRAAEVLGMVRSGVVPVRVEVVQP; translated from the coding sequence ATGCGAAATTGGAAACAGCTTGGACAGGGACTCGAGCCCGCCCAGAAATTGGGCTTAGTCAGTTGCCTCTGTGTCACGGCTTTGGGCTTGCCTATCGGAATTGTCGGTAGTTTTGCCCCACGGGCACAAGCCTCGACTCGAGTGGGATCCCCCAGTGGTTGGGCAGCAGAGTTGTTAGCCGAGCCTATTCCCCCAGTCCCAACTGCCGACCTCATCCCTGCAGTCCAATCCAGCACCGTTGGAATGGCTCAAGCGGGATCCCGGGTCGAACCCAAGAAAAATCCTGCCACTGCTACTGTTCCTGCCCCTGCCAAGCCGGGCACTCTCAATTTGGAACAGCTCCTGGAGCAGGCCCGCCAAGCGATTCCCACTCCTGCCGAAGAATCTGCCCTCAAGATTGGTGAACAACAGCAGCAACCCAGCCAGCCCATCTCCACCCTGTACAGTTACCAGATGGACGGCCAGCAGGTGGTGACGGTTTATGTGCGAGATCTGCCCGTGGTCAGCTTTGTGGAGCGACCGGAGTTGGATGCTCCACTAGAACGAGCAACTTCTCTGGTGGCTCAGCTGAACCAAATGGCCCAGGGATCCCTGAAAGACACGACGATCACCCTCGATTGGACAGAACCGGAGCCGCACGAGACGGAGTCAGCCCCCCTCCTCTACGCCATCCATGTCAACGACGAGGAATTGCTGCGCATCGACAATGGGGTTCTGTTGGTGGATAACCAGCGTCAGGTAGATACAGCAGTTTTGGCTACCAACCGCTTGCGCCGTCTGTTACTGGATGCCCCCCCCATTCAAGCCCCAGCTTTGCCTCAAGCTCCCACCCTAACTGCCACCGCCCACGAGACGGGATCCCCGCAACCACCGGTTCCTACTGCCACTCGCGTCGTTGGGCCTGTGCAAGAGGGCATTGCCTCCTGGTACGACCTGCACAAAACCCGCTACGAAATGACCGCCGCCCACCCCACCTTGCCCTTTGGCACAGAGGTACGGGTCACCAATGTGGAAAATGGCCGCCAGGCCATTGTGCGCATCAACGATCGAGGCCCTTTTATTCCTGGTCGTATTATTGATGTCTCCCTCCGAGCAGCAGAGGTGCTAGGGATGGTGCGCTCCGGGGTTGTCCCTGTACGGGTGGAAGTGGTGCAGCCCTAA
- a CDS encoding response regulator: MKKVSPLVKGSILVVEDEKIIAKDIATVLKKFGYTVPAIASSGEEAIRRLEEARVDLVLMDIVLKGNIDGIEAAKRITERFHIPVVHLTAYADDDTLARVKETQPFGYIIKPFKERELYTTIEIALHNHRQNIENRKSEEKKIEELRQNLQKLQQFTDVKDTLFKKFLQDLSEPLSNLSFALELLKDAEVDPKREHYLQVFEDEFRRELELIHQTSNLEELLNLENVGLLSQFSLLRPQEPSQGRLAEGERPTLSAPTPPAGVATMPMQAAVSTFPPATPVVTGEAITVPRATLRPLNQTQLAERLGVVVSAITYWKFKTGFPEWSRSRDPDGISWRYSSDSKRFSPIP, translated from the coding sequence TTGAAGAAAGTTTCCCCACTGGTCAAAGGCAGTATTCTGGTCGTCGAAGACGAAAAGATTATTGCCAAGGATATCGCCACCGTTCTGAAAAAATTTGGTTATACCGTGCCTGCCATTGCCTCCTCGGGAGAAGAAGCGATCCGGCGGTTGGAAGAGGCCCGTGTGGATTTGGTCTTAATGGATATCGTCCTGAAAGGGAATATCGACGGTATAGAGGCGGCTAAGCGCATTACTGAGCGGTTCCATATTCCGGTGGTGCATCTGACTGCCTATGCCGACGATGACACTTTGGCTCGTGTCAAGGAAACTCAGCCCTTCGGCTACATCATCAAACCCTTCAAAGAGCGGGAGCTGTACACCACCATCGAGATCGCCCTGCACAATCACCGGCAGAATATTGAAAACCGCAAATCAGAGGAGAAAAAAATCGAGGAGCTAAGGCAAAACCTCCAAAAGCTGCAGCAGTTTACCGATGTGAAGGACACTCTGTTCAAAAAGTTCTTGCAGGATCTGAGCGAGCCGCTATCCAACCTCAGCTTTGCTTTGGAACTTCTTAAGGATGCTGAGGTTGACCCCAAGCGCGAGCACTATCTGCAGGTGTTCGAAGACGAATTTCGCCGCGAGTTGGAGCTGATCCACCAGACCTCTAACCTGGAAGAGCTACTCAACTTGGAAAATGTCGGCCTGCTTAGCCAATTCAGCCTCTTGCGGCCTCAGGAACCTAGTCAGGGTCGGCTGGCGGAAGGGGAAAGGCCCACTCTGTCTGCGCCAACTCCGCCCGCTGGAGTCGCTACTATGCCTATGCAGGCAGCAGTTTCAACTTTTCCCCCTGCGACCCCGGTGGTTACGGGTGAGGCGATCACGGTACCACGGGCGACGCTACGCCCCCTCAACCAAACTCAGTTGGCAGAACGTCTAGGGGTGGTGGTTTCCGCCATCACCTACTGGAAATTCAAAACAGGGTTTCCTGAGTGGAGCCGCAGCCGGGATCCCGATGGCATCTCCTGGCGGTATTCTTCAGATTCCAAGCGGTTTTCCCCCATTCCTTAG
- a CDS encoding PAS domain S-box protein yields the protein MSPPISRLPGSPVNGLVAQQAAPVEADPESASPLYPLLQVLGRLLKVPLIYLELDPLRAKSCSFSASEEILYRDPQLLPNGDRFGPDLHLAPEQWLFHQSIGLQDDQGFRLADLHLFDCHPRQLSPSEREQMALIALSLKRMLIQLQEHQRVQEHLQTQLQDSQNSATRYRQIFENAIEGIFQTTPEGKHLVANPALAHIFGYDSPEDLMHNVSDIGSQIYADSERRAEFVQRMLTEGQVVDFEHQVCRKDGKLIWVSLNARTIYNDQGEPLYFEGFVTDITAAHQLKERQRQSEEALRESEFRFLQLAENTQQLFWITTVYSKDLLYVSPACETIWGRSVEDSYANPQAWIRQIHPDDRWLFPAILKAQSEGQKTDVIFRIIRTDGQLIWLRERSFPIRDKNGKVYRVAGIAEDITESKKLEAERRQIEQALQQSAEHFRQIFQLAPNGIALIDLQGRFIQVNDAFAQIIGYTPEELRGQQQLDILYPEDITQLLEANEALLTGKTSVSQRQIRYTHRSGQVIHLLFRVTLLTDEASNPTEFLVQVIDISARVEAEHALKESEERFRQTFELAPIAKSMTNLKGEYLQINSAFTQTLGYTLTDLQDKTILDITHPEDVAATVENGNQLLTGAAHQCEQEKRYLHKNGQIVYAILRITLVRTAQGDPSYFLSQILDITERKQTEAALRQSELSLRGIFEQSALGIFIADQSGHYIKVNPALEEMLGYSAAELANMSFCDFTHPEDAPQNWQLFQEILNGRRDHYRLEKRYIHRNGQVFWCRLAVSSVRDPEGKNLFTIGISEDITEEKRAELQIQAALQEKEILLREIHHRVKNNLQIISSLLRLQADQIKSRKYARVFKDAGSRIQAMSLIHEGLYQSTNLAAVDLNQYLHNLISNLFHSYGVNPESIRASIRAEGIRLSIDDAVLCGLIINELVTNSLKYAFPKGGSGEIRVHFSQTHKNTQLRVSDNGIGLPPDFDFKETQSLGLQLVATLTDQLEGKIELKSKAGTTFIITFPRIES from the coding sequence ATGTCACCTCCTATTTCTCGCTTGCCGGGATCCCCTGTCAATGGCTTGGTTGCTCAACAGGCTGCCCCTGTTGAAGCTGATCCTGAATCAGCCTCACCGCTGTACCCGTTGCTGCAAGTGTTAGGACGCCTGCTGAAGGTTCCTTTGATCTACCTGGAACTTGACCCGCTCAGAGCCAAGTCCTGCTCATTCTCAGCTTCCGAGGAGATCCTTTATCGAGATCCACAGCTTTTGCCCAATGGGGATCGGTTCGGCCCCGATCTTCACCTAGCTCCTGAACAGTGGCTCTTTCATCAATCGATTGGCTTGCAAGATGACCAAGGATTCCGGCTGGCGGATCTTCATCTATTCGACTGCCACCCCCGCCAACTGAGTCCCTCTGAACGTGAGCAGATGGCCCTAATTGCCCTTAGCCTCAAGCGAATGCTCATTCAGCTCCAAGAACATCAGCGAGTCCAAGAACATCTCCAGACACAACTACAAGACAGCCAAAACAGTGCCACCCGCTACCGACAGATCTTCGAAAACGCCATCGAAGGTATTTTTCAAACCACCCCAGAGGGCAAACACTTGGTTGCCAACCCAGCTTTGGCCCACATTTTTGGGTACGACTCCCCAGAAGATCTGATGCATAATGTCTCAGATATTGGTAGCCAGATCTATGCCGATTCAGAACGCCGTGCAGAGTTTGTACAGCGAATGCTGACCGAAGGCCAAGTGGTGGATTTTGAACATCAGGTGTGTCGTAAAGATGGAAAACTGATCTGGGTTTCTCTCAATGCTCGCACCATTTATAACGACCAAGGAGAGCCCCTTTATTTTGAAGGGTTCGTGACCGACATCACAGCAGCCCATCAGCTAAAAGAACGACAGCGGCAATCGGAAGAAGCCTTGCGAGAGAGCGAGTTTCGCTTTTTACAACTAGCGGAGAATACCCAACAACTATTTTGGATTACCACAGTTTACAGCAAAGATCTCCTCTATGTTAGTCCTGCTTGTGAGACTATTTGGGGACGCTCTGTTGAAGATTCTTATGCTAATCCTCAGGCCTGGATCCGTCAGATTCATCCCGACGATCGTTGGCTGTTCCCCGCCATCTTAAAGGCCCAATCGGAAGGCCAAAAAACGGATGTTATCTTTCGTATTATTCGCACTGATGGTCAACTAATTTGGCTGCGGGAACGCAGTTTTCCCATTCGTGATAAAAACGGAAAGGTCTACCGGGTAGCGGGCATTGCCGAAGATATTACAGAATCCAAGAAACTAGAAGCCGAACGACGCCAGATCGAACAAGCTTTGCAACAAAGCGCCGAACATTTTCGACAAATCTTTCAACTGGCTCCCAATGGCATTGCCCTTATCGACTTGCAGGGACGGTTTATCCAGGTCAATGATGCTTTTGCCCAAATTATTGGATACACCCCCGAAGAATTGAGGGGACAGCAACAGCTCGATATCCTTTACCCAGAAGATATCACCCAATTGCTAGAGGCTAACGAGGCGCTCCTCACCGGGAAAACATCGGTTAGCCAGCGGCAAATTCGCTACACCCATCGTTCGGGTCAGGTGATTCACCTGCTCTTTCGGGTCACTCTACTGACAGATGAAGCGAGCAATCCTACCGAATTTCTGGTGCAGGTGATCGACATCAGCGCCCGTGTTGAAGCAGAGCATGCTCTGAAAGAGAGCGAAGAACGGTTTCGGCAGACCTTTGAATTGGCTCCCATCGCTAAATCTATGACCAATCTCAAGGGTGAATACCTACAAATCAACTCAGCTTTTACCCAAACCCTTGGCTACACCCTGACTGATCTACAAGATAAAACCATCCTTGACATTACTCATCCCGAGGACGTGGCGGCCACAGTAGAGAATGGCAACCAGCTGTTGACTGGAGCTGCGCATCAGTGTGAACAGGAAAAACGCTACCTTCACAAAAATGGCCAAATCGTCTACGCAATCCTCCGTATCACCCTTGTGCGCACAGCCCAAGGGGATCCCAGCTACTTTCTCAGCCAAATTCTCGACATCACTGAGCGAAAACAAACAGAAGCAGCCCTGCGCCAAAGCGAGCTGAGTTTACGGGGTATCTTCGAGCAATCGGCTTTGGGTATCTTCATCGCCGATCAAAGCGGCCACTACATTAAAGTCAACCCTGCCCTAGAAGAGATGTTGGGCTATAGCGCTGCCGAGCTGGCCAACATGAGCTTTTGCGACTTCACTCATCCTGAGGATGCCCCCCAAAATTGGCAGCTTTTTCAGGAAATTCTAAATGGTCGACGGGATCATTATCGCCTGGAAAAACGCTACATCCACCGCAACGGACAGGTGTTTTGGTGCCGACTGGCAGTCTCTTCTGTACGCGACCCAGAGGGCAAGAACCTTTTCACCATCGGCATCTCTGAAGATATCACCGAAGAGAAGCGAGCCGAGCTGCAAATTCAGGCGGCCCTCCAGGAAAAAGAAATTTTGCTACGGGAGATCCATCACCGTGTTAAGAACAACTTGCAAATCATCTCCAGTCTGCTGCGCCTACAGGCCGACCAGATCAAAAGCCGCAAGTATGCCCGTGTGTTTAAGGATGCCGGCAGCCGCATTCAAGCCATGTCCCTCATCCACGAGGGTTTGTACCAATCTACCAATCTGGCTGCGGTGGATCTGAACCAGTACCTCCACAATTTGATCTCCAACCTCTTTCACTCCTATGGAGTTAACCCGGAGAGCATTCGCGCCAGCATTCGGGCCGAAGGGATCCGCCTCAGCATTGATGATGCCGTCTTGTGTGGCCTGATCATCAACGAGCTGGTGACCAACAGCCTCAAATACGCCTTTCCGAAGGGGGGCAGTGGCGAAATCCGCGTCCACTTCAGCCAAACTCATAAAAACACGCAACTGCGGGTCTCTGACAATGGCATCGGCCTACCTCCCGATTTCGATTTCAAGGAAACTCAATCTTTGGGTTTACAACTGGTTGCAACTCTCACCGATCAGCTGGAGGGCAAGATAGAATTAAAAAGCAAAGCTGGTACAACCTTCATCATTACCTTCCCGAGGATCGAGTCTTGA
- a CDS encoding ribose-phosphate pyrophosphokinase encodes MVRSAPLLPPSPLVPISDSNRLKIFSGSANPALAQEVARYLGMDLGPMVQKRFADGELYIQIQESIRGADVYLVQPTCRPVNDHLMELLVIIDACRRASARQITAVLPYYGYARADRKTAGREAITAKLVANMITQAGAHRVLAMDLHSAQIQGYFDIPLDHVYAQPVLQAYLKEKGVLNEEIVVVSPDVGGVARARAFAKKLKEAPLAIIDKRRQAHNDVEVMNLIGDVRDKTAILVDDMIDTAGTISEGAKLLRKLGAKAVYACAIHPVFSEPAIQRLQGGLFEEVIVTNTIPVPAEQRFPELTILSVANVLGEAIWRIHEDSSVSSMFH; translated from the coding sequence GTGGTTCGCTCTGCTCCCCTTCTCCCCCCTTCCCCTCTAGTTCCGATCTCAGACAGCAACCGCCTCAAGATCTTCTCGGGCAGTGCTAACCCAGCTCTGGCTCAGGAGGTAGCACGCTATTTGGGCATGGATCTGGGCCCCATGGTGCAAAAGCGCTTTGCCGATGGCGAGCTGTATATCCAGATTCAAGAGTCGATTCGTGGTGCGGATGTTTACCTGGTGCAGCCCACCTGTCGTCCCGTTAATGATCACCTGATGGAATTGCTGGTGATCATCGATGCCTGCCGCCGCGCCTCTGCCCGACAAATCACCGCAGTCTTGCCCTACTATGGCTATGCTCGTGCTGATCGGAAAACTGCAGGGCGTGAAGCGATAACCGCCAAGCTAGTGGCCAACATGATCACCCAGGCGGGGGCACATCGGGTACTGGCCATGGATCTTCACTCGGCCCAAATCCAAGGCTACTTCGACATCCCTCTTGATCACGTCTATGCTCAGCCGGTGTTGCAAGCTTATTTGAAAGAGAAGGGGGTGCTAAACGAAGAGATCGTGGTGGTTTCACCGGATGTGGGAGGGGTAGCCCGCGCCCGCGCCTTTGCCAAAAAACTCAAGGAAGCCCCTCTGGCGATCATCGACAAGCGCCGCCAAGCCCATAACGACGTAGAAGTGATGAATTTGATCGGGGATGTACGGGACAAAACCGCCATCCTTGTGGATGACATGATCGATACGGCGGGCACCATTTCCGAAGGGGCAAAGCTGTTGCGCAAGCTGGGAGCCAAGGCTGTTTACGCCTGTGCTATCCATCCTGTTTTCTCTGAGCCCGCCATTCAGCGCCTTCAGGGTGGGTTGTTTGAAGAGGTGATCGTCACCAACACCATCCCCGTTCCCGCAGAACAGCGTTTCCCAGAACTGACCATTCTGTCGGTGGCTAACGTGCTGGGGGAGGCGATTTGGCGTATCCACGAAGACAGCTCTGTCAGCAGCATGTTTCACTAG
- a CDS encoding TM2 domain-containing protein codes for MSSRYLVPMTPKSTGTAYAFWCLGFFGACGIHRLYAGKTGTGILWLLTFGLLGIGQLIDLFLIPGMVEDYNFKQAVLRSQGSQPSLEPPTQTTPASLPQEPLKGQALMREILRLAQQRQGILTLSEIAIDLPADFDEIEQALQELSRRGMAFPENNRITGAVEYQFVHLLPRSPDQPLI; via the coding sequence ATGAGTTCCCGCTACTTAGTTCCGATGACCCCCAAATCCACCGGTACAGCCTATGCCTTTTGGTGTTTGGGTTTCTTCGGAGCTTGTGGCATCCACCGTCTCTATGCAGGCAAAACCGGCACAGGCATCCTCTGGCTACTCACTTTTGGGTTGTTAGGCATTGGCCAGTTGATCGACCTGTTTTTGATCCCAGGCATGGTGGAAGATTACAACTTCAAGCAAGCGGTTCTCCGCAGCCAGGGATCCCAGCCCAGCCTGGAACCTCCAACCCAGACAACACCGGCTTCCCTACCCCAGGAACCCCTGAAAGGACAGGCCCTAATGCGGGAGATCCTACGACTGGCCCAACAGCGTCAGGGGATCCTCACCCTCTCGGAAATTGCCATCGACTTGCCTGCTGATTTTGATGAGATCGAACAGGCGCTGCAAGAACTGAGTCGCCGCGGCATGGCTTTCCCCGAGAACAACCGGATCACAGGGGCAGTGGAATATCAGTTTGTTCACTTGTTGCCCCGCTCTCCAGATCAACCTCTTATCTAA
- the rppA gene encoding two-component system response regulator RppA, which translates to MRILLLEDDPEQLEPLQAALQESGHVVDPVREGETAAWLLEEKSYDLLILDWMVPLQSGVQLCRQYRQKKGAAPVLMLTAKDTTQDVVQGLDAGADDYLVKPVDVVELLARVRALGRRSPEWREDTLALGSLQLHLTSLRVERHGQEVQLSGKEFQLMEYLMRHPEQVMSRGQIEQSVWEWGSEPESNAVTALVRRLRLRLKEVEAQEWIESVYGQGYRLRIPPGET; encoded by the coding sequence GTGCGCATTTTGTTGTTGGAGGATGATCCCGAACAACTGGAGCCTCTGCAGGCGGCGCTTCAGGAATCCGGGCATGTGGTGGATCCGGTTCGAGAGGGGGAGACCGCCGCCTGGTTACTGGAGGAAAAGAGCTATGACTTGTTAATTTTGGACTGGATGGTGCCCCTGCAAAGTGGGGTGCAGTTGTGTCGTCAGTATCGGCAAAAGAAGGGGGCAGCACCGGTGCTGATGCTAACCGCCAAAGATACCACCCAGGACGTGGTGCAGGGGTTGGATGCGGGGGCAGATGATTACTTGGTTAAGCCCGTCGATGTGGTGGAATTGCTGGCACGAGTACGGGCTTTGGGACGACGCTCGCCTGAGTGGCGGGAGGATACGCTGGCTCTGGGATCCCTGCAACTGCATTTGACCAGCTTGCGGGTGGAGCGGCACGGGCAGGAGGTGCAGCTTTCGGGCAAAGAATTTCAACTGATGGAATATCTGATGCGTCACCCAGAACAGGTGATGAGTCGTGGGCAAATTGAGCAATCGGTATGGGAGTGGGGATCCGAGCCGGAGAGCAATGCGGTCACGGCGCTTGTGCGGCGGCTGCGGTTACGGTTAAAGGAGGTGGAGGCCCAAGAGTGGATCGAGTCGGTCTATGGCCAGGGCTATCGCCTGAGGATCCCACCAGGGGAAACCTGA
- a CDS encoding sensor histidine kinase, with translation MSTGTPSQLFNRSRRQLAGSFTAVMGGILVVFAGSLYAWESHNQLRAFDQDLQAKATVMASAVKVELRQGQWRVVLNEVPFLGGKSQPIDNDLVYVRWFEADGSLRQYVGSRPERVLSDVPGFKTLGSLRQLTIPVQQEEQLIGYLQMAVPLTPLHVTLARLRWILVLGVPGTLALIAGAGWILGDLAMQPIRRSYTQLQRFTADASHELRAPLAALMSNAQVGLLSPDQAQHRLEKVVNTTRRMSFLVETLLTLARHEGSLDVGQLPEIDLTQLLQELSQIYQPQVQAQGLKWVYEIPPGTWLVRGERHLLRQAIDNLLRNALQYTPVGGSVRLSLALRDRWLEIGVADTGIGIPAEHLPHLGERFYRVDETRARHTGGFGLGLALVKQIAAAHGGSVQVTSQVGKGSQFILRWPLSSSRHLSSAPLECTAQTSVEIPG, from the coding sequence ATGAGTACGGGAACTCCCTCCCAATTGTTTAACCGCAGTCGTCGCCAGTTGGCGGGCAGTTTTACCGCGGTGATGGGCGGGATTTTGGTGGTGTTTGCCGGCTCCCTCTACGCTTGGGAGTCCCACAATCAGTTGCGGGCCTTCGATCAGGATTTGCAGGCTAAGGCCACGGTGATGGCATCGGCAGTGAAGGTGGAACTGCGCCAAGGCCAATGGCGGGTGGTTCTGAACGAGGTGCCTTTTTTGGGGGGCAAAAGCCAGCCCATTGACAATGATCTGGTCTATGTCCGCTGGTTTGAGGCTGATGGATCCCTGCGGCAATACGTGGGATCCCGACCGGAAAGGGTCTTATCCGATGTGCCGGGGTTCAAAACCTTGGGATCCCTGCGTCAGCTCACCATCCCGGTGCAACAGGAAGAGCAGTTGATTGGCTATTTGCAGATGGCGGTACCCCTAACCCCGCTGCACGTAACCCTAGCCCGCTTGCGCTGGATATTGGTGTTGGGAGTGCCGGGAACCTTGGCTTTGATCGCGGGGGCAGGCTGGATCCTGGGGGACTTGGCTATGCAACCGATTCGCCGTTCCTACACCCAGTTGCAACGGTTCACTGCCGATGCTTCCCACGAATTGCGGGCACCCTTGGCAGCTTTGATGAGCAATGCCCAGGTGGGGCTTCTGTCTCCCGACCAAGCTCAGCACCGTCTGGAAAAGGTGGTGAACACCACCCGCCGCATGAGTTTTCTGGTGGAGACTCTGCTCACCTTGGCCCGCCACGAAGGATCCTTGGATGTGGGCCAATTGCCAGAGATAGATTTGACCCAGTTACTTCAGGAGCTGAGCCAGATCTATCAACCCCAGGTCCAAGCGCAAGGGCTGAAATGGGTCTACGAGATTCCGCCTGGAACCTGGCTGGTGCGCGGAGAGCGGCATCTGCTGCGCCAAGCCATCGATAATCTCCTCAGAAATGCCCTGCAATATACCCCAGTCGGGGGATCCGTTCGCCTCAGTCTGGCCCTCCGAGATCGCTGGCTAGAAATTGGGGTTGCCGATACAGGCATTGGCATTCCAGCGGAGCATCTGCCCCACTTGGGGGAGCGGTTTTACCGGGTGGATGAGACACGGGCACGACATACAGGGGGGTTTGGACTGGGATTGGCTCTGGTGAAGCAGATCGCCGCAGCTCATGGGGGATCCGTGCAAGTGACCAGCCAAGTGGGCAAGGGATCCCAGTTCATCCTGCGATGGCCCTTGTCATCTTCTCGTCATCTTTCTTCTGCACCTTTGGAATGTACTGCTCAGACTTCGGTGGAAATACCCGGCTGA
- a CDS encoding DNA-binding protein gives MMNRTLNPNHTRLLPLLVLLTPLLLVSPAAAQRGRNSSRVVQQPQISQPAVFDQRTLNRAGRDLAKAERSLLQAEFFAQRLSSSEAATLTELGRETLQEARASFQAGDFFAAREAAKAADNLFKAANALYEGETGYMGHHSSRSFFEAPFRAQENLTRLKAELAYYGNSDSRVSELMQQAEDLLSNVNTAPGSYSFKDFAQSRAARHTARAALHLMASERGF, from the coding sequence ATGATGAACCGTACTTTGAATCCCAACCATACCCGCCTCTTGCCCTTGTTGGTCTTACTTACCCCTCTGCTGTTGGTATCTCCGGCTGCAGCCCAGCGGGGGCGGAATTCTTCTCGGGTAGTCCAACAACCTCAGATCTCTCAACCGGCAGTCTTTGATCAGCGAACCCTGAATCGCGCCGGTCGAGATTTGGCAAAAGCCGAGCGCTCCCTGCTACAGGCGGAGTTTTTCGCGCAGCGGCTATCTTCTTCCGAGGCAGCCACCCTGACCGAGCTGGGTCGGGAGACCCTACAGGAGGCACGGGCTTCCTTCCAGGCAGGCGACTTTTTTGCCGCCAGAGAGGCTGCCAAAGCAGCCGATAACCTTTTCAAGGCAGCTAACGCCCTCTACGAGGGGGAAACTGGCTATATGGGCCATCATTCCAGTCGCTCCTTTTTCGAAGCTCCTTTTCGCGCCCAAGAGAACCTTACTCGCCTGAAAGCAGAGCTAGCTTACTACGGCAACAGTGACAGTAGAGTCTCTGAGCTGATGCAGCAAGCAGAGGACTTGTTAAGCAATGTCAATACAGCTCCCGGCAGCTACAGCTTCAAGGATTTTGCCCAGAGTCGTGCTGCCCGCCACACTGCCCGCGCTGCTCTACACCTGATGGCCTCTGAGCGGGGGTTCTAG
- a CDS encoding ABC transporter permease, which yields MNTAQLIAILSTAIATATPLVFACVGETLTERAGVINLSAEGTIMLAAMTGFATAKLTGNLWLGFLAAAAVGAGFALIVAFGSISLKGSQIAIGFVLALLGADLSSFLGNPFVRIPGPTVPSWPIPFLRDVPLLGPLLFRGDLLVYASYVLIVGTWFFFYCTRPGLMLRAIGEQPAAAFARGTDVIFWRYFYTLLGGSLLGIAGAAFSLDFKAGWSHRHTAGYGWIALAIVIFGGWNPLRAALGAYLFGILQSFAGVAQTTIRAVPTQVFTVAPFVLMISVLVLTSGEWWEYGLRGIPPRVRRWIQQTVKATPPAALGQVFEPD from the coding sequence ATGAACACGGCTCAACTGATCGCCATCCTCTCCACCGCCATCGCCACCGCCACACCGCTGGTGTTTGCCTGTGTGGGGGAAACCCTCACCGAACGGGCAGGGGTGATCAATCTCTCGGCGGAGGGGACAATCATGCTGGCGGCCATGACCGGGTTTGCAACAGCCAAGCTGACCGGAAACCTCTGGCTGGGTTTTTTAGCCGCTGCAGCCGTAGGAGCAGGGTTTGCGCTGATCGTGGCTTTTGGATCCATTAGTTTGAAAGGATCTCAAATTGCCATTGGCTTTGTCTTGGCCTTGTTGGGGGCGGATTTATCCTCTTTTTTGGGCAACCCGTTTGTGCGGATCCCAGGGCCAACCGTGCCGAGCTGGCCGATTCCTTTTTTGAGAGATGTGCCGCTGTTGGGCCCCCTCTTGTTTCGCGGGGATCTGTTGGTTTATGCCAGCTACGTTCTCATCGTGGGAACCTGGTTCTTTTTTTATTGCACTCGGCCCGGCTTGATGTTGCGAGCCATAGGGGAACAACCGGCGGCAGCTTTTGCTCGCGGCACCGATGTCATTTTCTGGCGATATTTTTACACTCTGCTTGGGGGATCCCTGTTGGGCATCGCCGGAGCTGCTTTTTCTCTGGATTTTAAGGCCGGTTGGAGCCACCGACATACGGCGGGATATGGCTGGATTGCCCTGGCCATCGTGATTTTCGGCGGTTGGAACCCGCTGCGGGCCGCTCTAGGAGCCTATCTATTTGGGATTTTGCAATCCTTTGCCGGGGTTGCCCAAACCACCATCCGTGCTGTACCCACCCAAGTCTTTACAGTTGCCCCCTTTGTGCTGATGATTTCGGTGCTGGTGCTCACCTCCGGGGAATGGTGGGAGTATGGCTTGCGTGGGATCCCGCCACGAGTGCGACGCTGGATTCAGCAAACGGTGAAGGCGACTCCGCCCGCAGCCTTGGGGCAAGTGTTTGAGCCTGATTAG